A window of Osmerus eperlanus unplaced genomic scaffold, fOsmEpe2.1 SCAFFOLD_744, whole genome shotgun sequence contains these coding sequences:
- the LOC134016472 gene encoding NXPE family member 4-like — protein MTVDEVILSLAWAPSTSNFISFNNSSSAEHSLVRLEQPRAHYCVGDTLNVLVEMRNYAGHPKAYGGDFILARIYSPNLKAGASGDVTDFFNGSYRVRFRLFWPGEVQVSVRLIHSSESVKILQRDWMHDYSKATHMGTFISGGKKETSKCALRLSSDRPLCEYRKKEDGDYYACYRPKTLPCNSLTTTKSYVSPGPSLTKEEAQLLANEDAITKCLKGKTLYILGDSTARQWIEYLGSKLKGLKLIKNGAESSVAFDADSNITVRWVRHYHPWGSSRPVTIKGTVTIPEVLDSIAVDGGMEDVQVVIGIGQHFRLYPPELFIRRLQNIRRAILRLLARSPKASVVIKLENIRELNSMMTHLYSNWYGYMQNQAQRKVFEDMKVAIVDAWDMTVAANSFAVHPNAVIVSNELAVALSFFCH, from the exons ATGACAGTTGATGAAGTCATATTGTCATTAGCATGGGCTCCCTCAACCTCCAACTTCATCTCTTTCAATAACTCTTCCAGTGCTGAGCACAGTCTGGTCAGACTAGAGCAGCCCAGGGCTCACTACTGTGTGGGGGATACATTGAATGTGCTGGTGGAGATGAGGAACTATGCAGGCCATCCAAAAGCCTATGGCGGTGATTTCATCCTGGCCCGGATCTACTCTCCAAACCTCAAGGCAGGTGCATCGGGAGATGTCACCGACTTCTTCAATGGCTCCTACCGCGTGCGTTTCCGCTTGTTTTGGCCCGGAGAGGTACAAGTCTCTGTTCGGCTGATCCATTCATCTGAGTCAGTTAAGATCCTCCAGAGAGACTGGATGCATGACTACAGTAAGGCCACGCACATGGGAACCTTCATCAGTGGGGGAAAAAAGGAGACGTCTAAGTGTGCCCTCCGGCTGAGCTCAGACAGACCCCTTTGTGAGTACAGGAAGAAGGAAGATGGAGACTATTACGCCTGCTACCGGCCCAAGACCCTTCCCTGCAACTCACTGACCACCACAAAGTCCTACGTGTCCCCAGGTCCTAGTCTTACAAAGGAGGAAGCTCAGCTGTTAGCCAA TGAAGATGCCATTACCAAATGTTTAAAGGGAAAGACTCTCTACATATTGGGTGACTCCACTGCACGCCAGTGGATTGAGTATTTGGGAAGCAAGCTGAAAG GCCTGAAATTAATAAAAAATGGGGCTGAGTCAAGCGTGGCTTTTGATGCCGATAGCAACATCACTGTCCGATGGGTAAGGCATTATCATCCTTGGGGTAGCTCTCGCCCTGTCACCATAAAGGGAACAGTCACCATTCCAGAAGTACTGGACAGCATCGCAGTTGACGGTGGGATGGAAGATGTTCAAGTGGTCATTGGAATTGGCCAACATTTCCGATTATACCCCCCAGAACTTTTCATCAGAAGGCTACAAAATATCCGCAGGGCAATTCTGCGGCTACTCGCCCGCAGCCCCAAGGCAAGTGTTGTTATAAAGCTGGAGAACATCAGGGAACTAAACTCAATGATGACCCACCTGTACAGTAACTGGTATGGCTACATGCAGAACCAGGCTCAAAGGAAGGTGTTTGAGGACATGAAAGTGGCTATAGTAGATGCCTGGGACATGACTGTGGCCGCCAACAGTTTTGCAGTTCACCCCAATGCAGTCATTGTTTCTAATGAGCTGGCTGTGGCCCTGTCATTCTTCTGTCATTAG